A window of Cryptomeria japonica chromosome 3, Sugi_1.0, whole genome shotgun sequence contains these coding sequences:
- the LOC131037331 gene encoding biotin carboxyl carrier protein of acetyl-CoA carboxylase, chloroplastic isoform X2 yields the protein MAMTTFHASAPLVKAESVSSATTISAPQCVRVSSLRRRVWAFSLSSVRLHRPLARQFHGSLRTMWKSPVNKVAVDGSSNAAAVSAPSLEVSSSEEKEVKPAVKAPPSASTMTEESITAFMEEVANLVKLVDSRDIMELHLKQQDCELLIRKKEALPQPPPPPQQVMVHAPYPTAPAPPPPTPAAPAPSTAIVPAAPSAPKESAPARSGHPPLKSPMAGTFYRSPAPGEPPFVKVGDQVRKGQVLCIIEAMKLMNEIEADRAGTIAEIIAEDRKPVSIDTPLFVIAA from the exons ATGGCCATGACTACTTTCCACGCTTCTGCTCCTCTGGTAAAAGCCGAGTCCGTTAGTAGTGCAACGACCATTTCAGCGCCTCAGTGTGTCAGGGTTTCGAGTCTCAGGCGCCGTGTTTGGGCTTTCTCCCTCTCTTCAGTGCGCCTCCATCGCCCCCTCGCTCGTCAATTCCAT GGATCTTTGCGAACTATGTGGAAGTCACCTGTTAATAAG GTTGCAGTTGATGGATCATCTAATGCCGCTGCAGTTTCTGCCCCAAGTCTGGAAGTGTCATCATCAGAAGAGAAAGAAGTTAAGCCTGCAGTAAAGGCTCCTCCATCAGCTTCAACAATGACAGAAGAATCTATTACCGCATTTATGGAGGAAGTGGCTAACCTTGTAAA GCTTGTGGACTCTAGGGATATTATGGAGTTGCATCTAAAACAACAAGATTGTGAACTCTTGATTAGGAAAAAGGAGGCATTGCCTCAGCCTCCTCCTCCACCGCAGCAGGTAATGGTACATGCTCCTTATCCAACAGCTCCAGCACCCCCACCACCAACACCTGCCGCACCTGCACCATCAACTGCTATTGTACCTGCTGCACCATCAGCCCCTAAAGAGTCTGCTCCTGCTCGATCTGGACATCCACCTTTGAAAAGTCCTATGGCTGGAACTTTTTACAGGAGTCCTGCACCTGGCGAACCACCATTTGTAAAG GTTGGAGATCAAGTAAGGAAAGGTCAGGTGCTTTGCATTATTGAAGCCATGAAGCTGATGAATGAAATAGAG GCGGATCGGGCAGGAACAATTGCAGAAATTATTGCAGAGGATAGGAAGCCAGTTTCTATTGACACG CCTCTCTTTGTGATTGCGGCTTGA
- the LOC131037331 gene encoding biotin carboxyl carrier protein of acetyl-CoA carboxylase, chloroplastic isoform X1 — protein sequence MAMTTFHASAPLVKAESVSSATTISAPQCVRVSSLRRRVWAFSLSSVRLHRPLARQFHGSLRTMWKSPVNKQVAVDGSSNAAAVSAPSLEVSSSEEKEVKPAVKAPPSASTMTEESITAFMEEVANLVKLVDSRDIMELHLKQQDCELLIRKKEALPQPPPPPQQVMVHAPYPTAPAPPPPTPAAPAPSTAIVPAAPSAPKESAPARSGHPPLKSPMAGTFYRSPAPGEPPFVKVGDQVRKGQVLCIIEAMKLMNEIEADRAGTIAEIIAEDRKPVSIDTPLFVIAA from the exons ATGGCCATGACTACTTTCCACGCTTCTGCTCCTCTGGTAAAAGCCGAGTCCGTTAGTAGTGCAACGACCATTTCAGCGCCTCAGTGTGTCAGGGTTTCGAGTCTCAGGCGCCGTGTTTGGGCTTTCTCCCTCTCTTCAGTGCGCCTCCATCGCCCCCTCGCTCGTCAATTCCAT GGATCTTTGCGAACTATGTGGAAGTCACCTGTTAATAAG CAGGTTGCAGTTGATGGATCATCTAATGCCGCTGCAGTTTCTGCCCCAAGTCTGGAAGTGTCATCATCAGAAGAGAAAGAAGTTAAGCCTGCAGTAAAGGCTCCTCCATCAGCTTCAACAATGACAGAAGAATCTATTACCGCATTTATGGAGGAAGTGGCTAACCTTGTAAA GCTTGTGGACTCTAGGGATATTATGGAGTTGCATCTAAAACAACAAGATTGTGAACTCTTGATTAGGAAAAAGGAGGCATTGCCTCAGCCTCCTCCTCCACCGCAGCAGGTAATGGTACATGCTCCTTATCCAACAGCTCCAGCACCCCCACCACCAACACCTGCCGCACCTGCACCATCAACTGCTATTGTACCTGCTGCACCATCAGCCCCTAAAGAGTCTGCTCCTGCTCGATCTGGACATCCACCTTTGAAAAGTCCTATGGCTGGAACTTTTTACAGGAGTCCTGCACCTGGCGAACCACCATTTGTAAAG GTTGGAGATCAAGTAAGGAAAGGTCAGGTGCTTTGCATTATTGAAGCCATGAAGCTGATGAATGAAATAGAG GCGGATCGGGCAGGAACAATTGCAGAAATTATTGCAGAGGATAGGAAGCCAGTTTCTATTGACACG CCTCTCTTTGTGATTGCGGCTTGA